The nucleotide sequence agagccccaaaggtctgatagtttcctaggtacagtttctcctgaagaacaggagtgagaccacgaaagaagcgatccttcttcttgtcatccgtgtccacctgactacctgcatactgagccaagtggttgaactgattcacatactccattaccatCCTGCTCCCCTGATGCaactccatgaactcggtcaccttctggtggataacaccagcaggtatgaagaacttgcggaaggcggtggagaactcctgccatgttGCTGGATGATCCGGCAGCTTCGCGGCtaggaaagtctcccaccaggcacctgcagaccccaaaagctgctgggacacaaagtgcaccttctgctcgttggccactccgagcagccaaaacttctgctccagcatgcgaagccagtgctccgcctccaacggGTCGTCCGACGGCGTGAAcatgggcgggtgggtcttgaggaagtcctgataagaggactgtccctcaagacggcgagcaccacccccattcccgccattgcctccggggcctccacgggcgagacccgTGACGGCCTGTGCCATAACCTCCAAGGCATGAGCAGTCTCCTATCGAGCAGCGGCTGACTCCCAACGAGCAGCTAACAACTCTACCATGACCTCCGCGGCGgacagcggcggaggcggtggtggcggtgggaaaggatgaggaaccaaaggtggaacctcctgagctccctcgttgtcacgctcaaaggcccgagcactatcaccatggccctcgttggccgctcccgaactggtgctcccatgtctggacctcagattcatctgtaagagagacgaaccatccattaggacaccctTCCGATTAGAATCTAGGGATTAAAGAGATGACAGCACATTTTATTAAAGTATTCATTAAGTTAGTCCTAcccatttactactttcattatacgtgaaggggaatTCCTAGTGCAAGTAAGATgctatatatgatgcatgcttcgacctatatgttca is from Miscanthus floridulus cultivar M001 chromosome 7, ASM1932011v1, whole genome shotgun sequence and encodes:
- the LOC136465174 gene encoding uncharacterized protein; this translates as MAQAVTGLARGGPGGNGGNGGGARRLEGQSSYQDFLKTHPPMFTPSDDPLEAEHWLRMLEQKFWLLGVANEQKVHFVSQQLLGSAGAWWETFLAAKLPDHPATWQEFSTAFRKFFIPAGVIHQKVTEFMELHQGSRMVMEYVNQFNHLAQYADVYQYPYGYSKFGISHPPIPSTVHDNA